Proteins encoded together in one Antricoccus suffuscus window:
- the modB gene encoding molybdate ABC transporter permease subunit, whose translation MGQPRRTTKQRRVDKTGAPAIIGIPATVAVLFLLIPLVALIIRAPWSGLGQILSNSDALTALRLSLICATSATAISLVIGVPLAWVLARVNVPGIGLLRALVTLPLVLPPVVGGVALLMAFGRNGIVGRYLGDWFDFFLPFTTPGVIVAEAFVAMPFLIVTVEGALRSADRGLDEAAATLGASRTTIFRRVTLPLIGPSLVAGSVLCWARALGEFGATITFAGNFPGTTQTMPLAVYNALQTDPDAAIALSLVLLLVAVVVLASMRQRWLRGSGATI comes from the coding sequence GTGGGGCAACCACGTCGTACGACGAAACAACGGCGCGTCGATAAGACTGGAGCGCCCGCAATTATCGGCATTCCCGCCACTGTCGCGGTGTTGTTCTTGCTGATCCCGCTTGTCGCGCTCATCATCAGGGCACCGTGGAGCGGTCTCGGCCAGATCCTCAGCAACAGTGATGCCCTGACAGCGTTGCGGCTCTCGCTGATCTGCGCCACGTCGGCAACCGCGATCTCGCTGGTCATCGGCGTACCCCTCGCATGGGTGCTGGCCAGGGTCAACGTGCCTGGGATTGGCCTGCTGCGAGCGCTTGTCACGCTGCCACTGGTGTTGCCGCCGGTCGTCGGTGGTGTGGCGCTGCTGATGGCGTTCGGCCGTAACGGGATCGTCGGGCGGTATCTCGGCGACTGGTTCGACTTCTTCCTGCCGTTCACGACGCCCGGCGTCATCGTTGCCGAGGCATTTGTGGCCATGCCATTCCTGATCGTGACCGTCGAAGGCGCCCTGCGGTCGGCCGACCGCGGACTCGACGAGGCCGCGGCCACGCTCGGCGCCTCTCGTACGACGATCTTCAGGCGAGTGACGCTGCCGTTGATCGGGCCGTCGCTGGTGGCCGGCTCGGTGCTGTGCTGGGCCCGCGCTCTCGGCGAGTTTGGCGCCACCATCACCTTTGCCGGTAACTTCCCCGGTACGACGCAGACCATGCCGCTCGCGGTCTACAACGCGTTGCAGACCGATCCCGATGCCGCCATCGCACTTAGCCTTGTGCTGCTCTTGGTCGCGGTGGTCGTGCTGGCGAGCATGCGGCAGCGATGGTTACGTGGAAGCGGGGCCACGATATGA
- a CDS encoding AzlD domain-containing protein, with protein MTLWWWILGTSVLCFGTKCLGYVVPSKIMDNPRIAYMSGIVTIGLLAALTAANTVSSGQNVVFDARIGGLVAAAIALKLKAPFIVVVIVGAAATGVLRLI; from the coding sequence GTGACCCTGTGGTGGTGGATCCTCGGGACCAGCGTCCTGTGCTTCGGTACCAAGTGCCTCGGATACGTCGTGCCGAGCAAGATCATGGACAACCCCCGGATTGCCTATATGTCAGGGATTGTGACCATCGGTCTGCTGGCGGCACTGACCGCTGCGAATACCGTCTCCAGTGGCCAGAACGTCGTGTTCGATGCTCGGATCGGGGGGCTGGTGGCCGCCGCGATTGCCTTGAAACTCAAAGCTCCCTTCATCGTCGTGGTCATCGTGGGGGCGGCGGCCACCGGCGTACTTCGGCTGATCTAG
- a CDS encoding AzlC family ABC transporter permease, translated as MISRLSPATRIGLAIAIATGLYGVSFGALSVASGLDLWQTMVLSLLLFSGGSQFGFIGVISAGGSGVAAMSTAVLLGIRNGVYGMQINALLRPRGITKLAAAQVTIDESTAVCTSQVEVREQQRGFWVTGVAIFVLWNLFTFLGAIVGDAAGDPKQWGLDGAAVGGFLGLLWPRLKNGEAWAIAAVAAVTTVMLTPWIPSGLPILAAALVVAAIGFVKSRHRVQRPEDSAPVIDDADRRIAGEGQ; from the coding sequence GTGATCAGCAGACTCTCCCCGGCGACGCGGATCGGGCTTGCGATCGCGATCGCGACCGGCCTGTACGGCGTCTCCTTTGGCGCTTTGAGCGTCGCCTCCGGACTAGACCTGTGGCAGACAATGGTGCTGAGCCTGTTGTTGTTCAGCGGCGGTTCGCAGTTCGGTTTCATCGGGGTGATCAGCGCGGGCGGTTCCGGGGTGGCGGCCATGAGTACGGCGGTCCTGCTGGGCATCCGCAACGGCGTGTACGGAATGCAGATCAATGCGCTCCTGAGGCCGCGCGGCATCACCAAGTTGGCGGCGGCGCAGGTCACGATCGACGAGTCGACAGCGGTGTGCACAAGCCAAGTGGAGGTCCGTGAGCAGCAGCGCGGGTTCTGGGTGACCGGCGTCGCGATCTTCGTCCTATGGAACCTGTTCACGTTTCTCGGTGCGATTGTTGGTGACGCGGCCGGTGACCCAAAGCAATGGGGGCTCGACGGCGCCGCAGTAGGCGGATTCCTAGGGCTGCTGTGGCCGAGGCTGAAAAACGGTGAGGCGTGGGCGATTGCCGCCGTTGCTGCGGTGACCACGGTCATGCTCACGCCGTGGATCCCTAGTGGACTGCCGATCCTCGCGGCCGCGCTCGTGGTCGCGGCGATTGGATTCGTCAAGAGCCGGCACCGGGTCCAGCGGCCAGAGGACAGCGCACCGGTCATCGACGACGCCGACCGACGAATCGCGGGTGAGGGACAGTGA
- a CDS encoding thioester domain-containing protein, which yields MKRRTTRGLSTAALIGALAIICPILATSSADAAPFSPGYPKTGPHVGQGLSLLVDDESYGTYLYDVDTGDGQEHLIAYCVDFHNSYHPDVPLQEAPWSDLASLTPNGAYISWAMHHSYPHLALTEVESTTGLAFNDGLSDAEAIAATQAAVWLFSDGITLDGAHVQGTPAEQADVAAMYGYLTGPTNTGMQPEPDPTLDLKIDTTVGLAGTPIGPITVTTTGESVDIDAVGFDGAMLVDADGTPTGTVTNGAEVYLDVPGDATGGAVTVSGTTTATATAQVGRLFTPAVTTTPAATQLLAVAAVKAIDVHAEIPVAWKPRPSAPTPPPPLDVTPPPPAPVTQPVEVPRPTPPMPAPIAAPVQAVAEQPQLAYTGLNATESLAVATGLIVGGIVCAAAGRRRRT from the coding sequence ATGAAACGGCGTACAACTCGAGGGCTGTCGACGGCCGCCCTGATCGGCGCGTTGGCGATCATTTGCCCAATACTTGCGACCTCCAGCGCGGACGCAGCACCATTCAGCCCCGGCTATCCCAAGACCGGACCCCATGTAGGACAGGGACTCAGCTTGCTGGTCGACGACGAGTCCTACGGCACCTACCTCTACGACGTGGATACCGGCGACGGTCAGGAGCATCTGATCGCCTACTGCGTCGACTTCCACAACAGCTATCACCCTGACGTACCTCTTCAGGAGGCTCCATGGTCCGATCTTGCCTCGCTCACGCCCAACGGCGCGTACATCAGCTGGGCGATGCACCATTCCTACCCGCATCTCGCGCTCACCGAGGTCGAGTCGACGACCGGGTTGGCGTTCAACGACGGATTGTCCGATGCCGAGGCGATCGCCGCGACCCAGGCTGCGGTCTGGCTGTTCTCGGATGGAATCACGCTTGACGGCGCGCACGTGCAGGGCACGCCCGCCGAACAAGCCGACGTGGCGGCGATGTACGGATACCTCACCGGCCCGACCAACACCGGGATGCAACCCGAGCCCGACCCCACGCTTGATCTGAAGATCGACACCACCGTCGGCCTGGCCGGTACGCCGATAGGTCCGATCACGGTCACGACCACCGGTGAGAGTGTCGACATCGACGCCGTTGGATTCGACGGCGCGATGCTCGTCGACGCGGACGGTACGCCGACCGGCACCGTCACCAACGGCGCGGAGGTGTATCTCGACGTACCGGGCGACGCGACCGGAGGCGCCGTGACAGTTTCCGGGACCACCACGGCCACGGCTACGGCGCAGGTCGGACGACTGTTCACGCCAGCGGTCACGACCACTCCGGCAGCGACACAACTGCTCGCAGTGGCCGCGGTCAAGGCGATCGACGTACACGCCGAGATCCCGGTGGCCTGGAAACCACGTCCTTCGGCGCCGACGCCGCCGCCCCCACTAGACGTGACGCCGCCGCCACCTGCCCCTGTCACTCAGCCCGTCGAGGTCCCACGGCCCACACCGCCGATGCCCGCCCCGATCGCTGCTCCCGTGCAGGCGGTCGCGGAGCAGCCCCAACTCGCATATACCGGCCTCAACGCCACCGAGTCGCTCGCCGTCGCCACCGGGCTGATTGTCGGCGGGATCGTCTGCGCCGCAGCCGGACGGAGACGCCGTACCTAG
- a CDS encoding ABC transporter ATP-binding protein: MSDTTMQLTTASPRPLHVNATVERGSFVLDVDFTVAPGEVLGVIGPNGAGKSTLLRTLAGLSALTEGSIALGDEVYDDPAADVFYPAERRPVGLVFQNYRLFPHLSVLDNVAFAARAQGAGRRESRARAGTWLDRLDLSEFASRKPAQLSGGQAQRVALARALAADPGILLLDEPLSALDARTKLEVRNGLRDHLRDFGGPTLIVTHDPLEAMVMTDRLLVIEHGRVVQQGAPADVARRPSTSYIARLVGLNLYAGVVRPDAAVELDGGGKLFGSAYAAGDMSAELPPVGSRALVAVRPTSVAIHATRPEHSSPRNAWEGTVAGLELLTDRIRVQVDGTPSALIDVTAGAVAELDLARGDRVWLSVKATEVDVYAG; encoded by the coding sequence ATGAGCGATACGACCATGCAGCTGACGACAGCGTCGCCGAGACCGTTGCACGTAAACGCGACCGTCGAGCGCGGCAGCTTCGTATTGGACGTCGACTTCACCGTCGCCCCAGGTGAAGTGCTCGGCGTGATCGGCCCCAACGGAGCCGGCAAGAGCACACTGCTGCGCACGCTGGCCGGTCTCTCGGCTCTTACCGAAGGGTCGATCGCGCTCGGTGACGAGGTGTACGACGACCCGGCCGCGGATGTCTTCTATCCCGCGGAACGCCGACCTGTCGGACTGGTTTTCCAGAACTACCGACTGTTTCCACATTTGTCGGTGCTCGATAACGTCGCCTTCGCGGCCCGCGCTCAAGGCGCCGGGCGCCGGGAATCGCGAGCGCGTGCGGGCACGTGGCTCGACCGGCTGGACCTGTCGGAGTTCGCCTCCCGCAAGCCGGCGCAGCTGTCCGGTGGCCAGGCGCAGCGGGTGGCGCTGGCGCGCGCGCTGGCGGCAGATCCCGGGATCTTGTTGCTCGACGAGCCACTGTCCGCGCTCGACGCCCGCACCAAGCTGGAGGTGCGCAACGGACTACGAGACCACCTGCGCGACTTCGGTGGACCGACCTTGATCGTCACGCATGATCCGCTCGAGGCAATGGTGATGACCGACCGGCTGCTCGTCATCGAGCACGGTCGCGTCGTACAACAGGGCGCTCCCGCGGACGTCGCGCGACGGCCGTCGACGTCGTACATTGCCCGCCTGGTCGGCCTCAACCTCTACGCCGGCGTCGTACGGCCCGATGCCGCAGTCGAGCTCGACGGTGGCGGGAAGCTTTTTGGTTCGGCGTACGCCGCGGGCGACATGAGCGCGGAACTGCCGCCAGTCGGCTCCCGCGCGCTGGTCGCCGTACGGCCGACGTCGGTGGCGATCCACGCGACGCGGCCCGAGCACTCAAGCCCCCGAAATGCCTGGGAGGGAACGGTTGCCGGCTTGGAGCTGCTGACCGATCGGATCCGGGTGCAGGTGGACGGTACGCCCTCGGCGCTTATCGATGTCACCGCCGGAGCTGTCGCCGAGCTCGACCTCGCACGGGGCGATCGGGTATGGCTGAGCGTCAAGGCCACCGAGGTAGACGTGTACGCCGGCTAG